One part of the Haliaeetus albicilla chromosome 9, bHalAlb1.1, whole genome shotgun sequence genome encodes these proteins:
- the FAM43A gene encoding protein FAM43A — MLPWKRSKVELVAGEARRQSKPKGYAVSVHYSALTSLARACPESALHRVGSMFRSKRRKFRVTSEDPTYTVLYLGNATTIQSKGEGCTDLAVCKIWSKSEAGRQGTKMKLTISAQGIRMAHAEDKGLRRPGHLYLLHRVTYCVADPRLPRVFAWIYRHELKHKAVMLRCHAVLVSKPEKAKAMALLLYQTSATALAEFRRLKKRDDARHQQQQLVGEQSIPLVPLRKLLNGQCCYKPPVERSRSAPKLGSITEDLLGEEQEERAMHCDCEDILEALGEPEGELLRAGAGRGEGAELGQLLRDLGELSLGNDLRSLRADLRVRRLLSGESTGSESSLESNGPDGAAPPCDGADQPPPGDPETG; from the coding sequence ACCTCGCTGGCCCGCGCCTGCCCCGAGAGCGCCCTGCACCGCGTGGGCAGCATGTTCCGCTCCAAGCGGCGGAAATTCCGCGTGACCAGCGAGGACCCCACGTACACCGTGCTCTACCTGGGCAACGCCACCACCATCCAGTCCAAGGGCGAGGGCTGCACCGACCTGGCCGTCTGCAAGATCTGGAGCAAGAGCGAGGCGGGCCGGCAGGGCACCAAGATGAAGCTGACCATCAGCGCGCAGGGCATCCGCATGGCCCACGCCGAGGACAAGGGGCTGCGCCGGCCCGGCCACCTCTACCTGCTGCACCGGGTCACCTACTGCGTGGCCGACCCGCGCCTGCCGCGCGTCTTCGCCTGGATCTACCGCCACGAGCTGAAGCACAAGGCGGTGATGCTGCGCTGCCACGCCGTGCTGGTCTCCAAGCCCGAGAAGGCGAAGGCCATGGCCCTGCTGCTCTACCAGACCTCGGCCACGGCGCTGGCCGAGTTCCGCCGGCTGAAGAAGCGGGACGACGCGcggcaccagcagcagcagctggtgggcGAGCAGAGCATCCCGCTGGTGCCGCTGCGCAAGCTGCTCAACGGGCAGTGCTGCTACAAGCCGCCGGTGGAGCGGAGCCGCAGCGCGCCCAAGCTGGGCTCCATCACGGAGGACCTGCTGGgcgaggagcaggaggagcggGCCATGCACTGCGACTGCGAGGACATCCTGGAGGCGCTGGGCGAGCCCGAGGGCGAGCTGCTGCGCGCCGGCGCCGGCCGCGGCGAGGGCGCGGAGCTGGGCCAGCTCCTGCGCGACCTGGGCGAGCTCAGCCTGGGCAACGACCTGCGCTCGCTGCGCGCCGACCTCCGCGTCCGCCGCCTGCTCTCCGGCGAGAGCACGGGCAGCGAGTCCTCCCTGGAGAGCAACGGCCCGGACGGCGCCGCCCCGCCCTGCGACGGCGCCGACCAGCCGCCCCCCGGCGACCCCGAGACCGGCTGA